One stretch of Candidatus Binatia bacterium DNA includes these proteins:
- a CDS encoding putative aminoglycoside phosphotransferase, which produces MPPPRRDFAVLEAELTRWLRQKLPNARSLVVKNLRGPTETGYSSDTLLFDLEGYDEPGLSTSLVAKLHPQGVTVFPRYDLEQQFQLLAWLKKFDAPVPRVLWIEKDTRVLGSVFYVMEFVEGRVPPDNPPYHTSGWLTEVESETRRRLWDAGIVAMAAVHRAPWQQLLGEVFPPVASGQSYLDAQLDDYRHFIDWGLERGRYPLLSRAEAWLQAYKPKEEQVALCWGDARFGNQLFANGKCVALLDWEMARLGDPVQDIAWWWAIDRCFSEGLGLPRLPGLPERGATIALWEKHSGFSAQHFDYYEVLALYKFTAIMARVIRQLCHYGVFPAETTMDRENLASLVLERELERRGG; this is translated from the coding sequence ATGCCGCCTCCTCGTCGCGACTTTGCTGTATTGGAAGCAGAGCTCACGCGCTGGCTGAGGCAAAAACTCCCGAATGCACGGTCACTCGTGGTGAAGAACCTGCGAGGCCCCACGGAAACCGGATATTCCAGCGATACCTTGCTCTTTGACCTCGAAGGTTACGATGAGCCAGGTCTCTCCACCTCGCTTGTAGCCAAGTTACACCCCCAAGGGGTGACGGTTTTCCCTCGCTACGACTTGGAGCAGCAGTTCCAGTTGCTCGCTTGGCTCAAGAAATTCGATGCGCCCGTACCCAGGGTGCTTTGGATCGAGAAAGACACTCGAGTTCTCGGCAGCGTGTTTTACGTGATGGAGTTCGTGGAAGGACGTGTTCCACCAGATAACCCCCCGTACCATACCAGTGGGTGGCTGACGGAGGTGGAATCCGAGACGCGCCGGCGACTGTGGGATGCTGGGATCGTGGCCATGGCTGCCGTCCACCGTGCGCCTTGGCAGCAGCTCCTCGGAGAAGTTTTCCCGCCCGTCGCCAGCGGGCAGAGCTACTTGGATGCGCAGTTGGACGACTATCGGCACTTTATCGATTGGGGATTGGAACGTGGCCGCTATCCTCTTCTCAGTCGCGCCGAGGCTTGGTTGCAGGCGTACAAGCCGAAGGAAGAGCAGGTGGCCTTGTGCTGGGGAGATGCGCGTTTCGGAAACCAGTTATTTGCAAACGGGAAGTGCGTGGCGTTGCTAGATTGGGAGATGGCCAGACTGGGAGATCCAGTGCAAGACATTGCATGGTGGTGGGCGATCGACCGATGCTTCAGCGAAGGATTAGGGCTCCCGCGCCTGCCTGGATTGCCGGAGCGAGGGGCCACGATCGCTCTTTGGGAAAAGCATTCCGGTTTTTCTGCGCAGCATTTTGATTACTATGAGGTGCTTGCCCTCTACAAGTTCACGGCAATCATGGCACGCGTGATTCGCCAGCTCTGTCATTATGGTGTGTTTCCGGCTGAAACCACGATGGACCGGGAAAACCTGGCCTCGCTCGTGTTGGAGCGTGAACTCGAACGTCGCGGCGGTTAG
- the mutS gene encoding DNA mismatch repair protein MutS: protein MERAQPKLTPMMEQYLRLKAEYPDALLFFRLGDFYELFFEDAELAAPILDVALTTRSRKDEVPIPMCGVPHFAAQAYIAKLLAAGLKVAICEQTEDPAHAKGLVQRAVVRIVTPGTVTEEECLDPRLPNYLTAIARRPETVALAAVDVSTGEVQLHQVSARTHLWDVLFRLDPREVLIPQEEEELAGELRRRLPRAVVTREPASTFDEQTAAQWWAMRVTDSDIENRECLGALGALLHYLQKTHRADLDHLRVPAIRETAASLYLDQATQRNLELLTNLRGETRGSLLWLLDQTRTAMGSRMLRRWLLAPLADVRAIGARLDSVEELVERGTWRRDLERDLAGLGDLERLNARLAVRRVSPRDLAHLRQALQRVARLKTELTSSQAQALQECGAQIDPLVELRQRLENALVDEPPHQLHQAPTIRPGFDATIDELRHLAHSGRQVLAELESRERARTGIASLKVRYNNVFGYYIEVTKPNLHLVPPEYRRKQTTANAERFVTPELEDYERRILGAEERLRSHEARLFAQLVDEAASAQARLARTATALATLDVFCSLASVAEKYRYRRPRLHHGRQIRIRDGRHPVVEAMVGREGFVPNDTALDPEELQVITITGPNMAGKSTYLRQVALIVLLAQMGSFVPAAEAEIGIVDRLFTRVGASDNLAAGESTFMVEMKETANILTNLTARSLVILDEIGRGTSTFDGISIAWAVAEYLHESELRPLVLFATHYHELTDLARLHPRIHNFSVAVREWKGDVIFLRRVVPGGASRSYGIEVARLAGVPETVIRRAKEILTNLERNELDASGHPRIAGAHPAPAVGVQMPLFDPTADTLRQELARIDVERLTPLDALMRLHELVERARRSH, encoded by the coding sequence ATGGAGCGTGCCCAACCCAAGCTCACCCCGATGATGGAGCAGTATCTCCGCCTGAAGGCCGAGTATCCTGATGCTCTGTTGTTCTTTCGCCTGGGCGACTTTTACGAGTTGTTCTTCGAAGACGCAGAACTCGCCGCTCCTATCTTGGACGTGGCCTTGACGACCCGCAGCCGCAAGGACGAAGTGCCCATCCCGATGTGCGGGGTGCCGCACTTTGCCGCCCAGGCCTATATCGCAAAGCTGCTGGCCGCAGGCTTGAAGGTGGCCATTTGCGAACAAACGGAAGACCCGGCGCACGCAAAGGGCCTGGTGCAACGCGCCGTGGTGCGCATCGTTACCCCTGGCACGGTCACGGAGGAAGAATGCCTCGATCCACGACTCCCCAATTACTTGACTGCAATTGCGCGACGCCCGGAGACCGTTGCCTTGGCGGCCGTCGACGTTTCTACCGGGGAGGTCCAACTCCATCAGGTCTCCGCCCGCACGCATTTGTGGGACGTCTTGTTTCGCCTCGATCCACGCGAGGTGCTGATTCCTCAAGAGGAAGAAGAGCTCGCTGGAGAATTGCGCCGGCGACTGCCCCGCGCGGTCGTCACCCGCGAACCGGCTTCGACGTTCGACGAGCAAACGGCTGCCCAATGGTGGGCGATGCGAGTCACAGACTCGGACATTGAAAATCGAGAGTGCCTGGGTGCGCTGGGCGCACTACTGCACTATCTCCAAAAAACGCACCGCGCCGATCTCGATCACTTGCGCGTGCCGGCCATCCGCGAAACAGCGGCCAGTCTTTACCTGGACCAAGCCACGCAACGGAATCTCGAACTGTTGACGAACTTGCGCGGGGAGACTCGCGGTTCCCTTCTTTGGCTCTTGGACCAAACCCGAACCGCCATGGGCAGCCGCATGCTGCGGCGCTGGCTGCTCGCTCCTTTAGCCGATGTTCGCGCCATTGGCGCGCGGCTGGACTCCGTAGAAGAGCTCGTGGAACGAGGCACGTGGCGCCGCGACCTGGAGCGCGACCTGGCTGGTTTGGGAGACCTGGAGCGGCTCAACGCCAGACTCGCCGTGCGCCGGGTGTCGCCGCGCGACCTTGCACACTTGCGCCAAGCATTGCAACGGGTCGCTCGACTGAAGACGGAACTCACGAGTAGCCAAGCCCAAGCTCTGCAGGAATGTGGCGCCCAAATCGACCCACTGGTGGAGCTCCGCCAACGTTTGGAAAACGCGCTCGTGGACGAGCCCCCGCACCAACTCCACCAGGCTCCGACCATCCGGCCCGGCTTCGACGCAACAATCGACGAGCTTCGCCATCTAGCGCACAGCGGGCGCCAGGTGCTAGCCGAGCTAGAAAGCCGCGAGCGAGCCCGCACGGGTATCGCTTCCCTCAAGGTCCGATACAACAACGTATTCGGATACTACATCGAAGTGACCAAGCCGAATTTGCATCTCGTGCCTCCCGAATACCGCCGCAAGCAAACCACAGCCAACGCCGAGCGCTTCGTTACACCCGAACTCGAAGACTACGAACGCCGCATTCTCGGGGCGGAAGAGCGCCTGCGAAGCCACGAAGCACGCCTCTTCGCGCAGCTTGTGGACGAAGCGGCTTCCGCGCAGGCTCGGTTGGCCCGTACGGCAACGGCTTTGGCCACGTTGGACGTGTTTTGTTCCTTGGCGTCCGTCGCCGAAAAATACCGATATCGCCGTCCCCGCTTACACCATGGCCGCCAAATTCGCATCCGCGATGGCCGCCACCCCGTCGTCGAGGCCATGGTGGGGCGCGAAGGATTCGTACCCAACGATACGGCTTTGGACCCCGAAGAGCTGCAGGTCATCACCATCACGGGGCCGAACATGGCGGGCAAATCCACCTATTTGCGGCAAGTCGCCTTGATCGTCTTGCTTGCACAAATGGGCAGCTTCGTCCCGGCTGCAGAAGCGGAAATTGGCATCGTCGATCGCTTGTTCACTCGTGTGGGAGCCTCGGACAACTTGGCGGCCGGCGAGTCGACCTTCATGGTCGAAATGAAGGAAACTGCAAACATCCTGACGAACCTTACGGCGCGTAGCCTGGTGATTCTGGACGAAATCGGTCGGGGGACCAGCACCTTCGACGGGATTTCGATCGCCTGGGCCGTCGCCGAATACTTGCACGAAAGTGAGCTCCGACCGTTAGTTTTGTTCGCCACACACTACCATGAGCTTACGGACCTGGCCCGCCTTCATCCTCGAATCCACAACTTTTCCGTGGCCGTTCGCGAGTGGAAGGGGGACGTGATTTTCCTCAGGCGAGTCGTGCCCGGAGGCGCCTCGCGGAGTTACGGCATCGAAGTGGCCCGCCTCGCGGGCGTGCCGGAAACGGTGATCCGGCGCGCCAAGGAAATCTTGACCAATCTCGAGCGCAACGAGCTCGATGCTTCTGGCCACCCGCGCATCGCGGGGGCACACCCCGCCCCGGCTGTCGGAGTGCAGATGCCCCTGTTCGACCCGACCGCAGACACTTTGAGGCAAGAACTCGCGCGTATCGATGTGGAGAGGCTCACGCCTTTAGATGCCTTGATGCGCCTGCACGAACTCGTCGAACGCGCCCGGCGCTCCCATTGA
- a CDS encoding aldehyde dehydrogenase: MVRSFDKLFIGGRWVEPSSAKVIEVVSPHTEEAIARVPAGEKADMDRAVEAARTAFDSGDWPRMRARERASYLERLLGLLQEHQEDLAQLISREMGSPISFSRLGQTLASNMVLEYYVHLSRTFAFEELREGMMGPVIVRREPVGVAACIVPWNVPLFTTMLKLAPALTAGATVVLKPAPETPLDALVLAEFIERAEFPPGVVNVVPADREVGEYLVCHPGVDKVAFTGSTAAGRRIAALCGERLKRCTLELGGKSAAIILDDAALEPTIAGLVPAVLMNNGQACVAQTRVLASKRRYDEVVQALVQAFESVPVGDPLDPATVVGPLVSARQRERVEGYIRVGREEGAQLACGGGRPKSLPRGWYVEPTVFARVHNSMRIAREEIFGPVVSVIPYETEEEAIRIANDSDYGLSGTVWTADVQHGVEVARQVRTGTYTVNGFALEFGAPFGGFKASGLGRELGPEGLMAYLEAKSISLPHGAHVELRN; encoded by the coding sequence ATGGTCCGGAGTTTCGATAAGCTGTTTATCGGTGGCCGATGGGTGGAACCTTCCAGTGCGAAGGTCATCGAGGTTGTGTCGCCGCATACCGAAGAGGCGATTGCTCGGGTTCCCGCGGGGGAGAAAGCAGACATGGATCGGGCAGTGGAGGCTGCACGCACCGCCTTTGATTCCGGCGATTGGCCGCGCATGCGGGCCCGAGAGCGCGCCAGTTATCTCGAGCGTTTATTGGGGCTACTTCAAGAGCACCAGGAAGACTTGGCTCAATTGATTAGTCGGGAAATGGGGTCGCCGATCAGTTTTTCTCGGCTGGGGCAAACCCTCGCGAGCAACATGGTGCTCGAATACTATGTTCATCTGAGCCGCACCTTCGCGTTCGAGGAGTTGCGCGAGGGAATGATGGGGCCGGTCATTGTCCGTCGTGAGCCTGTAGGCGTGGCCGCTTGCATCGTGCCCTGGAACGTGCCGCTCTTCACCACCATGCTCAAGCTCGCGCCTGCCCTTACGGCCGGCGCGACGGTTGTTTTAAAGCCCGCGCCGGAGACGCCGCTGGACGCGCTCGTGCTTGCAGAGTTCATCGAGCGCGCGGAATTTCCGCCGGGTGTGGTCAATGTGGTGCCAGCCGATCGCGAAGTCGGAGAATATCTGGTGTGTCATCCTGGCGTGGACAAGGTTGCCTTCACTGGGAGCACAGCCGCAGGGCGGCGGATTGCGGCGCTGTGTGGGGAGAGGCTCAAACGCTGCACCTTAGAGCTCGGTGGAAAATCGGCGGCGATTATTTTGGACGATGCTGCGCTGGAGCCGACCATTGCCGGTCTTGTCCCCGCGGTGTTGATGAACAACGGGCAAGCCTGTGTGGCGCAAACGCGGGTTCTGGCTTCGAAGCGGCGCTACGACGAGGTCGTTCAAGCCCTAGTGCAAGCGTTCGAGAGCGTTCCTGTCGGCGATCCACTCGACCCGGCGACGGTGGTGGGGCCGCTCGTGTCGGCACGCCAGCGTGAGCGAGTGGAAGGATACATTCGCGTCGGTCGTGAGGAAGGGGCACAACTCGCCTGCGGAGGAGGGCGCCCCAAGTCCTTGCCCCGGGGATGGTATGTCGAACCAACAGTGTTCGCCCGGGTGCACAACTCCATGCGCATTGCCCGAGAGGAAATTTTTGGTCCGGTGGTTTCCGTGATCCCTTACGAGACCGAAGAAGAGGCCATTCGCATTGCGAACGATTCCGACTACGGGCTTTCCGGGACGGTGTGGACTGCGGACGTCCAACACGGTGTCGAGGTTGCGCGGCAAGTGCGAACGGGCACATACACGGTCAACGGCTTTGCCCTGGAGTTTGGAGCCCCGTTTGGCGGTTTCAAAGCCAGCGGACTCGGACGCGAACTGGGGCCGGAGGGTCTGATGGCCTACCTCGAAGCCAAGTCCATCAGCCTGCCGCACGGAGCGCATGTGGAGCTTCGCAACTGA
- the glnD gene encoding bifunctional uridylyltransferase/uridylyl-removing enzyme codes for MMNRVESSSSGAEGLPAEALRLGGDWGRAARDYLDAARERLFAWHREGASGTAVVRAYTAAVDGLIQVLFDASLGEAQQRFPVLDQRFALVAQGGYGRAELNPYSDLDLLFLYPHKSEPLIEYVAERILYTLWDARLTVGNALRNVRECLRLAANDFKVKTALLDVRFLCGDQTLFQEFARRMEKEVLNRDVDRFFDSVLAEIAARHHRYGDSVYLLEPQIKEGQGGLRELHAALWLAKVKFKTNRLPELVQKGVLTEREQEEAESARDFLFRVRNSLHFLARGHQDQLTFEYQERIAPLLGFHDTPNMKGVEHFMRAYYMAAATLDRFAADMIERCVRRPRSYFSIFMARPRRIRPGVTIAQGLLSIAGPELLQSDPSNFVRLFLDAQRHEVKISRATKRVLREHLHWLDDHWRSHPATVEAFFQILRGRNVAETLREMHQTGVLGAFLPEFGALTCMVLHDVYHTYTVDEHSLRAVQELEWLRAGKYQDMVPLLTHVMRDLDRVDLLLLGMLLHDIGKGRGGGHCERGAAMCDAIAARLHLNPDDAAQLKFLVAQHLNMSHLAQRRDIHDPRLIIDFARRVETLDNLKRLYLLTFADMRAVGPKIWNSWHDMLLSELYLRTAEVFEREAFIEEDYRERAARVRQRVAAASTVPEAVRERFLRGMPDRYFLSTAEETILHHLELYRDFHDGEVVCSVRHFRERAFSEWTVVTADRPGLFAMITGVLLAEGMNILTANIHTSAAGVAVDVLRISHGDHPETVLNPERWERAEANLRAVLNGKLDVEDLVARARPRWTIVRRYTPKVPTAIEVDNQVSEHYTVLDVYTHDRVGLLFTITNTLFHLGISIHLAKITTNVDQVLDVFYVTDSEGRKILDPQELEHIRTVLLQRLAEDVTASPHPATATSLGG; via the coding sequence ATGATGAACCGCGTGGAGAGTTCCAGTTCGGGGGCCGAGGGTTTGCCTGCGGAGGCTCTACGTCTCGGAGGAGACTGGGGACGTGCGGCGAGAGACTATTTGGATGCCGCACGAGAGCGCTTGTTTGCCTGGCATCGTGAGGGAGCGAGCGGCACAGCCGTGGTGCGGGCATACACGGCAGCCGTGGACGGGCTCATCCAAGTGTTGTTCGACGCCTCTCTCGGCGAAGCCCAACAGCGCTTTCCGGTGCTGGATCAGCGTTTTGCCCTAGTTGCCCAAGGCGGGTACGGGCGCGCGGAACTGAACCCTTACTCGGACTTGGACCTTTTGTTCCTCTATCCCCACAAGAGCGAGCCTTTGATCGAGTACGTGGCCGAGCGCATTTTGTACACCCTGTGGGATGCTCGCCTGACCGTCGGGAACGCCCTGCGCAACGTGCGAGAATGCCTTCGCTTGGCTGCGAACGACTTCAAGGTAAAAACTGCGTTGTTGGATGTTCGCTTCTTGTGCGGGGACCAGACCCTCTTCCAAGAGTTCGCACGGCGCATGGAGAAAGAGGTGTTGAACCGGGACGTGGACCGGTTCTTCGACAGTGTTCTGGCCGAAATCGCCGCGCGCCATCACCGTTACGGAGACTCCGTGTATTTGCTCGAGCCGCAAATCAAAGAAGGGCAAGGAGGATTGCGGGAACTGCACGCGGCTCTTTGGCTTGCCAAGGTCAAGTTCAAGACCAACCGTTTGCCCGAGCTGGTACAAAAAGGCGTCTTGACGGAGCGGGAGCAAGAGGAAGCCGAATCCGCCCGGGATTTTCTCTTTCGCGTGCGCAATTCACTCCACTTCCTGGCACGCGGCCACCAAGACCAACTGACCTTCGAATACCAGGAGCGCATCGCTCCGCTCCTGGGATTTCATGACACCCCGAACATGAAGGGGGTAGAGCACTTCATGCGAGCGTACTACATGGCCGCGGCCACACTCGACCGCTTCGCCGCCGACATGATCGAGCGGTGCGTCCGGCGCCCTCGCTCCTACTTCTCGATTTTCATGGCGCGGCCGCGCCGCATTCGTCCGGGGGTCACAATTGCGCAAGGGTTATTGAGCATCGCCGGACCGGAGCTGCTGCAGTCGGACCCCAGCAACTTCGTACGCTTGTTTCTCGATGCCCAACGCCACGAGGTGAAAATTTCTCGTGCCACCAAGCGCGTCCTGAGGGAGCACTTGCATTGGCTCGACGACCACTGGCGGAGCCATCCAGCCACGGTGGAAGCGTTTTTTCAAATCCTGCGGGGACGGAATGTCGCCGAGACCCTGCGGGAAATGCACCAAACAGGGGTGCTGGGCGCGTTTCTTCCCGAGTTCGGCGCACTCACCTGCATGGTGTTGCACGACGTGTATCACACCTACACGGTGGATGAGCACTCGTTGCGCGCGGTCCAGGAACTCGAGTGGTTGCGAGCCGGCAAATACCAGGACATGGTCCCTCTCCTCACCCACGTCATGCGCGACCTGGACCGTGTGGACTTGCTCCTGCTGGGCATGTTGCTGCACGACATCGGCAAAGGCCGCGGTGGAGGGCATTGCGAACGGGGGGCCGCCATGTGCGACGCAATTGCGGCCCGGCTGCATCTCAATCCAGACGACGCAGCTCAACTCAAGTTTCTCGTGGCGCAGCACCTGAACATGTCCCACTTGGCCCAGCGCCGGGACATCCACGATCCACGGCTGATCATTGATTTCGCCCGCCGCGTAGAGACGCTCGACAACCTCAAGCGGTTGTATCTCCTGACCTTCGCGGACATGCGCGCAGTCGGACCGAAAATTTGGAACAGTTGGCACGACATGCTCCTGAGCGAGCTCTACCTGCGCACGGCCGAGGTCTTCGAACGTGAGGCATTTATCGAAGAGGACTACCGCGAGCGAGCCGCCCGCGTTCGGCAACGCGTTGCCGCAGCCAGCACGGTTCCAGAAGCCGTCCGCGAACGGTTCTTGCGGGGGATGCCCGATCGCTACTTCCTCTCGACGGCCGAGGAAACCATCCTCCACCATCTGGAGCTGTATCGGGATTTCCACGACGGCGAAGTCGTGTGTTCCGTCCGACATTTTCGAGAGCGTGCTTTCAGTGAGTGGACCGTAGTCACCGCCGACCGTCCCGGCTTGTTTGCCATGATCACCGGGGTGTTGCTCGCTGAAGGGATGAACATCTTGACCGCGAACATTCACACGAGCGCTGCCGGCGTGGCCGTGGATGTGTTGCGCATTTCTCACGGAGATCACCCCGAAACTGTGCTCAATCCAGAACGCTGGGAACGTGCGGAAGCGAACTTGCGTGCGGTGCTCAACGGCAAATTGGATGTCGAGGACCTCGTAGCTCGAGCCCGGCCTCGATGGACGATTGTTCGCCGATACACTCCCAAGGTACCCACAGCCATCGAGGTCGATAACCAAGTCTCGGAGCACTACACCGTCCTCGACGTGTACACGCACGACCGGGTCGGCTTGCTGTTCACGATTACGAACACGCTGTTTCACCTTGGTATTTCGATTCACTTGGCCAAGATCACTACCAACGTGGACCAGGTGCTGGACGTCTTCTACGTCACCGATAGCGAGGGGCGGAAGATCCTCGATCCGCAAGAGCTGGAACATATCCGGACCGTACTGCTGCAACGCCTTGCCGAAGACGTTACGGCGAGCCCGCACCCGGCAACAGCCACCAGCCTCGGGGGTTGA
- the rnj gene encoding ribonuclease J, translating into MMQLPSGKLRVVPLGGLGEIGLNCLVLEWNGYAIAIDCGVMFPEPQMLGIDLVIPDLGYLEQFGERFLGFVLTHGHEDHQGALPFALRTFSVPVYATPMAHGLVTERLKEHGISAQFHVFRAGDRWELGPFALEAIHVTHSLVDTVALAIRTPLGVVIHSGDFKIDHTPVDGPPADLHRLAQYGREGVLLLLSDSTNAERPGYTPSERSLRAPLAEIFRQTKGAVFFSTFASHIHRLKQAIELSLAYDRRIAVVGRSLLTSIKIATQLGYLEYPPSLFVDAGNLSREGGQRLTILTTGSQGEAMSALIRIAEGGHHQVTMGPGDTVVLSSRVIPGNEKQISNLINHALRRGAEVFHSQNMPVHVSGHASQEELKLILRLCQPKFFVPIHGELRHLIAHRKLAWEVGVPPENTFLLENGKVLEIDATGAREVDPVKAGRVFVDGKGVGEAMDVVLRDRRHLSSDGLVLAVLALDQQTGSVVAGPDLISRGFLPESGEEIFMEEARQLLLDSLAELPPESRSDAQEVKEQVRRVLRRYFSRVLDRRPVIVPFVLEM; encoded by the coding sequence ATGATGCAGTTACCTTCCGGTAAATTGAGAGTTGTCCCTCTGGGTGGCCTCGGCGAGATCGGCCTCAACTGCCTCGTGCTCGAATGGAACGGCTACGCCATAGCGATTGACTGCGGCGTGATGTTTCCAGAGCCGCAAATGTTGGGGATTGATCTGGTCATCCCGGACCTGGGTTATCTCGAGCAGTTCGGCGAGCGGTTTCTTGGCTTTGTTTTAACTCACGGGCATGAAGACCATCAGGGGGCCCTTCCCTTCGCATTGCGAACTTTTTCCGTGCCTGTGTACGCCACTCCCATGGCACATGGGCTTGTGACCGAGCGCCTGAAAGAGCACGGAATCTCCGCGCAGTTTCACGTGTTTCGTGCGGGCGATCGCTGGGAGCTCGGTCCATTTGCTCTGGAGGCCATCCACGTCACCCATTCTCTGGTGGACACGGTCGCGTTGGCGATTCGCACACCATTGGGCGTCGTGATCCACAGTGGAGATTTCAAAATCGACCACACGCCGGTTGATGGCCCGCCTGCCGACCTTCATCGGCTGGCGCAGTATGGCCGAGAAGGAGTGCTGCTGCTCTTGTCCGATTCCACCAACGCGGAACGCCCCGGCTACACGCCCTCGGAACGGTCTTTACGAGCCCCGCTTGCGGAAATTTTCCGTCAGACCAAGGGAGCGGTATTCTTCTCCACCTTTGCCTCGCACATCCACCGGCTGAAGCAGGCGATCGAGCTTTCCCTTGCTTACGATCGGCGGATCGCTGTGGTGGGACGAAGCCTGCTGACCAGCATCAAAATTGCGACCCAGCTCGGTTACCTGGAGTACCCGCCCAGCCTATTTGTGGACGCCGGCAATCTTTCACGGGAAGGCGGGCAGCGGCTGACGATTCTCACGACTGGAAGCCAAGGTGAAGCGATGTCAGCCTTGATCCGCATTGCGGAAGGGGGGCATCATCAGGTGACCATGGGCCCGGGGGACACGGTCGTACTGTCCTCGCGGGTGATTCCTGGGAACGAAAAGCAAATTAGCAACCTCATCAATCACGCTTTGCGTCGAGGCGCCGAGGTGTTTCACTCTCAAAACATGCCCGTTCACGTTTCCGGGCACGCGAGTCAGGAGGAGCTCAAGCTTATCCTCAGGCTTTGCCAGCCAAAATTTTTCGTCCCCATTCACGGTGAGCTCCGCCATCTCATTGCCCATCGGAAGCTGGCCTGGGAGGTCGGAGTTCCACCTGAAAACACTTTTCTGCTCGAGAATGGAAAAGTCCTCGAAATCGATGCGACTGGGGCGCGCGAGGTAGACCCAGTCAAGGCTGGGCGAGTGTTTGTCGATGGCAAAGGAGTGGGCGAGGCCATGGACGTGGTGCTGCGCGATCGCCGCCATTTGTCCTCCGACGGCCTCGTGCTGGCCGTTTTGGCTTTGGACCAGCAAACCGGCAGTGTTGTGGCGGGCCCCGACCTTATTTCGCGTGGCTTTCTGCCGGAGTCTGGCGAAGAGATTTTCATGGAGGAAGCGCGCCAATTACTGCTGGACTCTCTGGCGGAACTCCCCCCGGAATCGCGTTCGGACGCGCAGGAGGTGAAAGAACAGGTGCGCCGCGTTTTACGTCGGTACTTTTCCCGAGTATTGGACCGGCGCCCGGTCATTGTGCCGTTTGTTTTGGAGATGTGA